One stretch of Armigeres subalbatus isolate Guangzhou_Male chromosome 2, GZ_Asu_2, whole genome shotgun sequence DNA includes these proteins:
- the LOC134215169 gene encoding uncharacterized protein LOC134215169 — MEGHPNCRMLGYDKSKEYHLSRSRPSASVRPDSEPTKLSETTSKDMANQRGFPRCFLPPDQHIPGDGVRGLPITVVFGLTKLQQNNSIFRDVPRNFFNRSSSVRRVRSGRLGYELRFGTKSENDVW; from the exons ATGGAAGGACACCCGAATTGTCGTATGCTCGGATACGACAAAAGTAAGGAATACCATCTTAGCAG GTCACGTCCGAGTGCGTCCGTCCGTCCAGATAGCGAACCAACAAAACTGTCCGAAACTACCAGCAAGGATATGGCCAACCAGCGAGGTTTCCCAA GATGTTTTTTACCGCCGGACCAACACATCCCCGGTGATGGGGTGCGGGGCCTGCCCATTACCGTTGTTTTCGGATTGACGAAACTCCAACAAAATAATAGCATATTCAGAGATGTgccaaggaatttcttcaatagAAGCTCATCAGTACGGCGAGTGCGGTCAGGCCGGTTAGGCTATGAGCTGCGATTCGGAACAAAGTCC GAAAACGACGTCTGGTAA